A single window of Nicotiana sylvestris chromosome 3, ASM39365v2, whole genome shotgun sequence DNA harbors:
- the LOC104232983 gene encoding RING-H2 finger protein ATL77-like, with amino-acid sequence MVMEIVVSVVLLLVGIAVLVFIHVCIVGRAFRSRNGINGAIFNPRNLNKSMSQEDIKKLPCFDYKVEIKGSGSPVDCAVCLENFKVGEKCRILPKCNHSFHAQCIDSWLQKTAACPICRASAKSPLKTEEENNNSSEVGIEMT; translated from the coding sequence ATGGTAATGGAAATTGTGGTATCCGTAGTGTTGCTGTTGGTGGGAATAGCTGTTTTAGTATTcattcatgtttgtattgttggaAGAGCATTCAGGAGCAGAAATGGTATAAATGGTGCCATTTTTAATCCAAGAAATCTGAACAAAAGTATGTCACAGGAAGATATCAAGAAACTGCCTTGTTTTGATTACAAAGTGGAAATAAAAGGAAGTGGTAGCCCTGTGGATTGTGCTGTGTGTTTGGAGAATTTTAAAGTTGGTGAAAAGTGTAGGATTTTACCTAAGTGTAACCATAGTTTTCATGCTCAATGCATTGATTCATGGCTACAGAAAACAGCTGCTTGTCCAATTTGCAGAGCCAGTGCTAAATCACCATTGAAAACAGAGGAAGAAAACAACAATTCTAGTGAAGTTGGAATTGAAATGACTTAA